In the Oncorhynchus mykiss isolate Arlee unplaced genomic scaffold, USDA_OmykA_1.1 un_scaffold_156, whole genome shotgun sequence genome, one interval contains:
- the LOC118947144 gene encoding piggyBac transposable element-derived protein 4-like — protein sequence MYLCMCCPRFNDDAANLLSPPFSPPKGRCPFRQYIPSKPAKYGIKSWVACDAKSSYAWKMQVYTGKAAGGGPEKNQGARVVLDLTEGLPGGHNVTCDNFFTSYELGQRLLERNLTMVGTVRKNKAELPPALLQQRADRSCPPGSPSRPPPL from the exons ATGTatctgtgtatgtgc TGTCCCCGCTTTAACGATGACGCTGctaatctcctctcccctcccttctcaccACCGAAAGGACGCTGTCCTTTCCGACAGTACATTCCCAGCAAGCCGGCCAAATACGGCATCAAGTCGTGGGTGGCCTGCGACGCCAAGTCCAGCtacgcttggaagatgcaagtctacacCGGCAAGGCGGCCGGCGGAGGCCCCGAGAAGAACCAGGGCGCCCGCGTCGTCCTCGATCTGACCGAGGGACTGCCGGGCGGTCACAACGTCAcgtgtgacaatttcttcacctccTACGAACTGGGCCAGCGGCTCCTCGAGAGGAACCTCACCATGGTGGGCACGGTGAGAAAGAACAAGGCCGAGCTCCCGCCCGCGCTGCTCCAGCAAAGGGCAGACAGGTCCTGTCCTCCAGGTTCGCCTTCACGCCCACCGCCACTCTAG